In Stanieria sp. NIES-3757, the DNA window ATTGATTCATTAACTCTTGAATACATTGAACTTTAATCGGTTCGTGAATAGGAACTTTGCCAAAAGCGCGGTCGATAATTTCTACAGTAGTTAAAGTATCAAGATTAACTGATAAAACAGGAATTTCTAAATCTTCAGCACGACTGAGAATTAACGGTTGAGGAGGAATATGACCAGTCAAAACCAGACAGTGAGTAGAAGTTTCTAAAGCAGCTAGTTGCAATTCTGTGCGATCGCTTCCTGTCACAACCGCCATATTTTCCCGTTGACGGAAATATTCTAAAGCAGAATTAACATTCATTGCCCCAATACTTAGACTTTCTACCATCAAATCTAAGCGGTCTGGACGACAAAGAACTTGGGCTTTAAGTCGCTTGGCTAAGTTGCGGACACTAACACTATGAAGTAGGCTTTCTTTGGGTAAAATTCCTAAAACAGGAATATCTTGATGTTCTAAATAGGGTTTCACTACGGTTTGAACTTTCTCCAAATCTTGTGGTGCCACATCGTTGATCACCACCCCAATTAAACGATCGCCCAAAAACTTTTTCGCGCCTAATAAACTAGCTGTAAGCAATAGCGAATCATAACGCGCCACTAATAAAATTGAGGCATCAATTCCTTCAGCAATTTCTGCTACGGAAAGATTAAACAAACTTCCTTGCCACAGATTCCCAGGTCCTTCAAGTAGAACTAAATCCCCTTCTATTTCCGCCAGATAATTTTGTAAAGCTTCAGTGTAATTAGTTTGATTCTTGCCTTGAAGACGATTATTAATTGTCTCTTCGTCTAAATATAACAAAGGCGATCGCACTCGACTAGCAGATAATCCTAGAGTACTAGTTAAAAAATCGACATCTTCTTCAAATAGTTCTTCAGAATCATCATTAGAATAAGTTCCCAAGGGTTTCGCATAAGCAACACTAATTCCTTGTTTCTTTAATTGATGAGTTAAACCGAGAATAGTTGCTGATTTACCGCTATATTCTTCTGTTGAGCCGATTAATAAATACTTGGCAGATTTTGCCACTTCCCCACTCCTTAGATAAACAATTATTTGATTCTCACTGATCTAAGCGTAGTAATTTTCGATAAAACTCGCTGGGAAAATCGGTCAAGTGAGAGCGTTTAAAATTTATGATGACATCAATTAAGTAATCAATAAACTCTGAGTTAGACAATGTTACTTCATAGCTCAAATCTGCTTGTCCATCAAACTGTAAACGGCAACGAGTCAATTCCGAAGGCAATTTAGATACATACCAACTAGCCACAAAAGGAATATCATCTCCTCCTTCAATCACACGCTGTCCTTCTAAAGAACCCTGACGATATAAAGAAATAGCAACAGGTAATGAATCGTGTTTATTTTTTGAATAGTAAGGCATATAAATAATTACATCGCCTCTGCCAACAGGCTTTAATTCTTCAATAGTAGACATAAACAAAAATCAGAACAATCTCTTGTCTTGAATGTTTAATAATAATAATCGAGCTAATAGTTATCTTGCTAATTGCCTACTTCTTTATAGCACCAGTTTATTGAGACTGTGGAACTTTCAGTTATCAGTTATCAGTTACCTCGTAGGGGCAAGGCAGTGCCTTGCTTATTGATAAGCTGTAGTTATAAACCCAAATCTACTGCCACTCGATGACCACAAGCAAAACCCGAAAAAGCCACTGCATTTAAACCTTGACCAGGAAAAGTACTATCGCCAACACAATATAAACCAGGAATAGCAGTACGATTAAAAGGCATTCCTAATAAACCAGCTAACTTGCGACTAGGGATCGGGCCGTAAGTACCTTCATCTCTGCCTAAAAAACGCCGATGGGTACGAGGAGTTCCTACTTCTTGATAATCTAACCCTGCTGCTAGTCCAGGAAAAATTACTTCGAGACGATGGATTAAGTTTGCTGCTGCGGTTTCTTTTTTCTCTTCATATTCTTGAGGAGATAAGCCTTGCCAATCTTCAAGCCAACTAGGGGTAAAGGTATGAATAATATGATGTCCTTCTGGGGCAAGAGTAGGATCGAGTAGAGTAGGAATGGAGACAAAAATAGTTCCTTCAGCAGTTTCCATCTTTTCCCAGTCTTCTAAAACAATATGATGACATTCGGTTTGGGGTGGTAAAACTTCTGCTTTAACTCCTAAGTGTAAACTAAGGAAACTGGGAGATTTTTGATATCGTTGTTGCCATCGTTTTTCTGAGGCGGGCATTTGTTCTGGAGGCAAAAGTTTTTCAAAGGTATCCCAGCGAGTGGCATTGGAAACTATTCGGTGGGCGCGATACTCTTTTCCGTTGGCTAGTTGAACTCCCACTGTTTTACCGTTTTCTACTAAAATTTTGGTTACTCTGGCTTTGTATTGAATTTCTCCCCCTGCTTTTTCTAACCCTTCAACTAATTTTTGGGCGATTTGTCCTACTCCACCTTTAGGATAGTTAATGCCACCATAATGTCTGTCGGAAAATACCATTCCTGCATTGATCATCGGCGTGTGGGAAGCTGGCATAACCGACCAACAGTAACATTCCATATCAATAAATTTTAGTAGTCGCGAATCTTTGATGTAACGACGAG includes these proteins:
- a CDS encoding carotene isomerase — protein: MNAISIAKTKVDYDVIVIGSGIGGLVTATQLAAKGAKVLVLERYLIPGGSAGYFEREGYRFDVGASMIFGFGTEGTTNLLTRALAAVGMKIETIPDPVQIHYHLPNGLELKVHRNYEKFLQELIAIFPHEAQGIRRFYDECWQVFNCLNTMDLLSLEEPRYLTRVFFQHPFACLGLVKYLPQNAGDIARRYIKDSRLLKFIDMECYCWSVMPASHTPMINAGMVFSDRHYGGINYPKGGVGQIAQKLVEGLEKAGGEIQYKARVTKILVENGKTVGVQLANGKEYRAHRIVSNATRWDTFEKLLPPEQMPASEKRWQQRYQKSPSFLSLHLGVKAEVLPPQTECHHIVLEDWEKMETAEGTIFVSIPTLLDPTLAPEGHHIIHTFTPSWLEDWQGLSPQEYEEKKETAAANLIHRLEVIFPGLAAGLDYQEVGTPRTHRRFLGRDEGTYGPIPSRKLAGLLGMPFNRTAIPGLYCVGDSTFPGQGLNAVAFSGFACGHRVAVDLGL
- a CDS encoding DRTGG domain protein, which codes for MAKSAKYLLIGSTEEYSGKSATILGLTHQLKKQGISVAYAKPLGTYSNDDSEELFEEDVDFLTSTLGLSASRVRSPLLYLDEETINNRLQGKNQTNYTEALQNYLAEIEGDLVLLEGPGNLWQGSLFNLSVAEIAEGIDASILLVARYDSLLLTASLLGAKKFLGDRLIGVVINDVAPQDLEKVQTVVKPYLEHQDIPVLGILPKESLLHSVSVRNLAKRLKAQVLCRPDRLDLMVESLSIGAMNVNSALEYFRQRENMAVVTGSDRTELQLAALETSTHCLVLTGHIPPQPLILSRAEDLEIPVLSVNLDTLTTVEIIDRAFGKVPIHEPIKVQCIQELMNQYFEIDRLMNFLGLESAVTV